From Pseudomonas sp. G.S.17, the proteins below share one genomic window:
- a CDS encoding Nramp family divalent metal transporter — protein MKFKLPTTATAPFCPSAVTDSVAIPANASLARKMMLFVGPGLLVSIGYMDPGNWATAIEAGSRFGYSLLFVVVLASLSGMVLQNLCSRLGIATGRDLAQLSASRYNPRVAKGQWLLAELSIVATDLAEVLGAALAFHLLLGVSITVGVALTAFDTLIVLALQGANVRRLEAIVLGLIATIGACFTVELILIKPFWPDVFAGLKPSWDVLSGQEPLYIAIGILGATVMPHNLYLHSSVVQTRVNGSDNASKASAIKFARIDTIASLSLALLINAAILILAAAAFHQSGHTEVVEIQDAYHLLDPLVGGAVASVLFGIALLAAGQSSTFTGTIAGQVVLEGFLQAKIPCWQRRLITRALALIPALIGVMWLGDSSVGKMLVLSQVVLSLQLPFALWPLIRFTSDRHLMGPFVNSRLVQTAAWCLFGLISAANLTLLWFWIS, from the coding sequence GTGAAGTTCAAATTGCCTACCACTGCCACTGCACCCTTTTGCCCGTCTGCGGTTACCGACAGCGTCGCCATTCCCGCCAATGCCTCTTTGGCGCGCAAGATGATGCTGTTTGTCGGCCCCGGCCTGCTGGTCTCCATCGGCTACATGGACCCCGGCAACTGGGCAACCGCCATTGAAGCTGGCTCGCGCTTCGGTTATTCGCTGTTGTTTGTGGTGGTGCTGGCGAGCCTGTCGGGCATGGTGTTGCAGAACCTGTGCTCGCGCCTGGGGATTGCCACCGGCCGCGATCTTGCGCAGTTGTCCGCCTCGCGTTACAACCCGCGCGTCGCCAAAGGTCAGTGGTTATTGGCCGAGCTGTCGATTGTCGCCACAGACCTTGCCGAGGTGCTGGGCGCAGCGTTGGCCTTTCATCTGTTACTCGGCGTGTCCATCACCGTCGGCGTGGCGTTGACCGCCTTCGATACGCTGATCGTGCTGGCCTTGCAGGGTGCCAACGTCCGGCGTCTGGAGGCCATCGTCCTGGGGTTGATCGCGACCATTGGCGCCTGTTTTACGGTCGAGCTGATCCTCATCAAGCCATTCTGGCCGGACGTCTTTGCCGGGCTGAAGCCCAGTTGGGATGTGCTCAGTGGCCAGGAGCCGTTGTACATCGCCATCGGTATCCTCGGCGCGACCGTCATGCCGCATAACCTCTATCTGCATTCTTCAGTGGTGCAGACCCGGGTCAACGGCAGCGATAACGCCAGCAAGGCCAGCGCGATCAAGTTCGCCCGCATCGACACCATTGCCTCCCTGAGTCTGGCGTTGCTGATAAATGCAGCGATCCTGATTCTGGCCGCCGCTGCATTCCACCAGAGCGGGCACACCGAGGTGGTGGAAATTCAGGACGCTTATCACTTGCTTGACCCGTTGGTGGGCGGTGCCGTGGCCAGCGTATTGTTCGGCATAGCCTTGCTGGCGGCGGGGCAGAGTTCGACGTTTACCGGCACCATCGCCGGCCAGGTGGTCCTCGAAGGATTCCTGCAGGCCAAGATTCCCTGCTGGCAGCGGCGGTTGATCACCCGCGCCCTGGCGTTGATTCCTGCATTGATCGGCGTGATGTGGCTCGGTGATAGCTCGGTGGGCAAGATGCTGGTGCTCAGTCAGGTGGTGCTCAGCCTGCAACTGCCATTCGCCCTCTGGCCGTTGATTCGTTTCACCAGCGACCGGCATTTGATGGGGCCGTTCGTCAACAGCCGCTTGGTGCAGACCGCTGCCTGGTGCCTGTTCGGCCTGATCTCGGCGGCGAACCTGACCCTGCTGTGGTTCTGGATCAGCTGA
- a CDS encoding SDR family oxidoreductase: protein MSKKIALITGASRGLGKSTALHLAAQGVDVIGTYHSKQAEAQAVVAEIEALGGRAHMLQLDVSDSSSFDAFSTQLAQALGEVFQASQFDFLVNNAGVGIYNSFAETSEAQFDQLVDIHFKGPFFLTQKLLPLLADGGRIVNVSSGLARFSMVGYAAYASMKGAIEVWTRYLAKELGPRGINVNVLAPGAIATDFGGGTVRDNAEVNQMIASSTALGRVGEADDIGAAISMLLGDGGKWINGQRIEASGGIFL, encoded by the coding sequence ATGAGCAAGAAAATCGCTTTGATTACCGGTGCCAGTCGTGGCCTTGGCAAAAGCACGGCGTTGCACCTGGCGGCTCAAGGTGTCGATGTCATTGGCACCTATCACAGCAAGCAGGCCGAAGCCCAGGCCGTAGTCGCCGAAATTGAGGCGCTTGGCGGTCGTGCGCACATGCTGCAACTGGATGTCAGCGACAGCAGCAGTTTCGATGCGTTCAGTACGCAGCTTGCCCAGGCGCTTGGGGAGGTTTTCCAGGCCAGTCAGTTTGATTTCCTGGTCAACAATGCGGGCGTCGGCATTTACAACAGCTTTGCCGAAACCAGCGAGGCGCAGTTCGATCAGTTGGTGGATATTCACTTCAAGGGGCCGTTTTTCCTGACCCAGAAACTGCTGCCGTTGCTGGCCGATGGCGGGCGCATCGTCAATGTATCCAGCGGTCTCGCACGCTTCAGCATGGTCGGCTACGCGGCGTATGCCTCGATGAAAGGTGCCATCGAAGTCTGGACCCGTTACCTGGCCAAGGAACTCGGACCACGCGGCATCAACGTCAACGTGCTGGCCCCCGGCGCAATTGCGACGGATTTTGGCGGCGGGACAGTGCGGGACAATGCTGAAGTCAACCAGATGATTGCTTCCAGTACGGCATTGGGACGGGTCGGCGAAGCCGATGACATCGGCGCGGCGATCAGCATGTTGCTAGGTGACGGCGGGAAGTGGATCAACGGGCAGCGGATCGAGGCGTCGGGCGGGATTTTCCTCTAA
- a CDS encoding bestrophin family protein produces the protein MITRPQKPSLWALLFAIRGTIVPAIWPKVLFTVLISSVVVATHGKLFDYKVVLTATPFTLWGLTLAIFLGFRNTVAYQRFWEARTLWSELSIVTRNLTRQSLSMMPNLPTSERRALLDALIAFSYLLKDWLRGEKPGEDSCRLLEPALQRATFDKENPPSVLLGLIGQRLMDQARQSSIGDPLKADMDQQLNRLSYVLGGCERISNTPIPYPYILMLHRIVHVYCFLLPFCLVDSIGWFTPFAVLVLAYTFFGLDALGDQIADPFDTQPNDLPLNALCRDIEISVLDMLDEPAPPRLEPVNDVQL, from the coding sequence ATGATTACCCGCCCACAGAAACCGTCCCTTTGGGCGCTGTTATTTGCCATCCGCGGCACCATCGTGCCGGCGATCTGGCCCAAAGTGCTGTTCACGGTGCTGATCAGTTCGGTGGTGGTTGCTACTCATGGCAAGCTGTTCGATTACAAAGTAGTGCTGACCGCAACGCCATTCACCTTGTGGGGGCTGACGCTGGCGATCTTCCTCGGCTTTCGCAACACCGTGGCTTACCAAAGGTTCTGGGAGGCGCGCACGCTGTGGTCCGAGCTGTCCATCGTGACCCGCAACCTGACCCGGCAAAGCCTGAGCATGATGCCCAACCTGCCGACGAGTGAGCGACGTGCACTCCTTGATGCGCTGATTGCCTTCAGCTACTTGCTCAAGGACTGGCTGCGCGGCGAGAAACCTGGTGAGGACAGCTGTAGGCTGCTGGAGCCTGCCCTGCAACGCGCCACCTTCGACAAGGAAAACCCGCCGAGCGTGCTGCTGGGTCTGATCGGCCAGCGGCTGATGGACCAGGCGCGGCAAAGCAGCATCGGTGATCCGTTGAAAGCCGACATGGATCAGCAGCTGAACCGGTTGTCTTACGTGCTGGGCGGCTGCGAGCGGATCAGCAATACACCGATCCCCTACCCTTACATTCTGATGCTGCACCGCATCGTGCATGTCTATTGCTTCCTGCTGCCGTTCTGCCTGGTGGACAGCATCGGCTGGTTCACGCCGTTTGCGGTGCTGGTATTGGCTTATACTTTTTTCGGACTGGACGCGCTGGGCGACCAGATAGCCGACCCTTTCGACACCCAACCCAATGATCTGCCGTTGAACGCACTGTGCCGTGACATCGAAATCTCGGTGCTGGACATGCTCGACGAACCCGCACCGCCTCGCCTGGAGCCTGTCAATGATGTGCAGCTGTAG
- a CDS encoding AraC family transcriptional regulator, with protein MDQDSAKRLAAPFFWRDPRLPFIKARSVGDGRKFCYAKHSHEVFSIGAITAGQSTYLHEKTSQRVQTGTVVLMNPGDVHACNPIADQHWSYLMLYVDSLWLRNLQHQLGMDANLDFQPIAQTHSSCVELFRGINQLYATLIGSETDVLDKQCAAVCFFTQMQQTLGSAVLHTDQPVDRVERAAQYINDNFKAAISLDDICGAANISASYLIRAFEQRYHMTPHAYLINRRIQHARTQLKSGRLIADVAQETGFADQAHFQRAFKKHLAATPGQYKL; from the coding sequence ATGGACCAGGACAGCGCCAAACGCTTGGCCGCACCGTTTTTCTGGCGCGACCCACGCTTGCCTTTCATCAAGGCGCGCTCGGTGGGCGATGGGCGCAAATTCTGTTACGCCAAGCATTCCCACGAAGTGTTTTCCATCGGCGCAATCACCGCCGGGCAAAGCACGTACCTGCATGAGAAGACCAGCCAGCGCGTCCAAACCGGCACAGTGGTGCTGATGAATCCAGGTGATGTGCATGCCTGCAACCCGATTGCCGACCAGCATTGGTCGTATCTCATGCTGTACGTCGACAGCCTGTGGCTACGAAACCTTCAGCACCAGCTGGGTATGGACGCCAACCTTGATTTCCAGCCCATCGCCCAGACTCACAGCAGCTGCGTCGAGCTGTTTCGGGGCATCAATCAGCTGTACGCCACGTTGATCGGCAGCGAAACCGATGTACTCGACAAACAATGCGCTGCGGTTTGCTTCTTCACCCAGATGCAACAGACACTGGGCAGTGCTGTTCTGCATACCGACCAACCCGTGGACCGCGTGGAACGGGCTGCGCAGTACATCAACGATAACTTCAAGGCCGCGATCAGCCTCGACGATATCTGTGGCGCGGCGAATATCTCGGCGTCGTATCTGATTCGCGCCTTCGAACAGCGCTACCACATGACGCCCCATGCCTACCTGATCAATCGACGGATTCAACACGCCCGCACCCAGCTCAAAAGCGGCCGTCTGATCGCCGACGTTGCTCAGGAAACCGGCTTCGCCGATCAGGCGCATTTTCAACGGGCGTTCAAGAAACATCTCGCCGCGACCCCAGGCCAATACAAGCTCTAA
- a CDS encoding MFS transporter translates to MKVESANLPGAEREKGRIFETDLPARLDRLPWGRFHTLLVFALGITWLLDGLEVTLAGSVSGALKSSELLQMSNTDIGLAGGVYIAGAVLGALFFGWLTDRLGRRKLFFITLILYVGATAATAFSWNVASFLLFRFLTGMGIGGEYTAINSTIQEFTPARYRGWVDLTINGTFWLGAALGAAGSIVLLDPQWVGGDLGWRLCFGIGAALGLIILFMRLWLPESPRWLLIHNQADEARRIVEQIEAGMIKQGHRLTAVTSTPLRLHARDHTPLREIFQTLFVKFRQRALVGMTLLTAQAFFYNAIFFTYALVLTDFYQVPPEQVGWYVLPLALGNFCGPLLLGRLFDVIGRRVMISLTYGISGVLLAICGYLFQQGVLDVTQQAIAWMVIFFFASAAASSAYLTVAETFPLEIRALAIAVFYAFGTGLGGIIGPSLFGYLIQTHERSNVLIGYLIGAGLMIMAAVVQGIWGAAAERKSLEQVARPLSQALD, encoded by the coding sequence TTGAAAGTCGAGAGTGCAAATCTTCCCGGTGCCGAACGCGAAAAGGGCAGAATTTTCGAGACCGATCTGCCCGCGCGGCTTGATCGTCTGCCCTGGGGGCGTTTCCACACGCTGCTGGTGTTCGCGCTGGGCATTACCTGGTTGCTCGACGGCTTGGAAGTGACGCTGGCCGGTTCGGTTTCAGGCGCGCTCAAGTCCAGCGAATTGCTGCAGATGTCCAACACCGATATCGGCCTGGCGGGTGGGGTTTACATCGCCGGCGCTGTGCTGGGTGCCTTGTTCTTTGGCTGGCTGACCGATCGCCTCGGTCGTCGCAAGTTGTTCTTCATCACCCTGATACTTTACGTCGGTGCTACTGCAGCGACGGCATTTTCCTGGAATGTCGCAAGTTTTCTGCTGTTTCGCTTCCTCACCGGGATGGGCATCGGCGGGGAATACACGGCGATCAACTCGACCATTCAGGAATTCACCCCGGCGCGCTACCGTGGCTGGGTGGACCTGACGATCAATGGCACGTTCTGGTTGGGCGCTGCATTGGGGGCGGCAGGCTCGATTGTCTTGCTCGATCCGCAATGGGTCGGCGGCGATCTGGGCTGGCGGTTGTGCTTCGGCATCGGTGCGGCACTCGGGCTGATCATCCTGTTCATGCGCCTGTGGCTGCCGGAAAGTCCGCGCTGGTTATTGATCCACAATCAGGCGGATGAAGCGCGACGCATCGTCGAGCAGATCGAAGCAGGCATGATCAAGCAGGGCCATCGATTAACCGCCGTCACCAGCACGCCGCTGCGTTTACATGCCAGGGATCACACGCCGCTGCGGGAGATATTCCAGACCTTGTTCGTCAAGTTTCGCCAGCGGGCGTTGGTTGGCATGACGCTGTTGACGGCCCAGGCCTTTTTCTATAACGCGATTTTCTTCACTTACGCGCTGGTGCTGACCGATTTCTATCAGGTTCCGCCTGAGCAGGTCGGCTGGTACGTGTTGCCGCTGGCCTTGGGCAATTTTTGCGGCCCGCTGCTGCTGGGGCGCTTGTTCGATGTGATCGGCCGTCGGGTGATGATCAGCCTGACCTACGGGATCTCCGGCGTGCTGCTGGCGATCTGCGGCTACCTGTTTCAGCAAGGCGTTCTGGATGTGACGCAGCAGGCGATTGCCTGGATGGTGATTTTCTTCTTCGCTTCAGCAGCAGCCAGCTCAGCGTACCTGACGGTGGCCGAGACCTTCCCGCTGGAAATTCGCGCATTGGCGATTGCCGTGTTCTATGCCTTTGGCACCGGTTTGGGCGGAATCATCGGGCCGAGCCTGTTCGGCTACCTGATCCAGACCCATGAGCGCAGCAATGTGCTGATCGGCTATTTGATCGGGGCGGGCCTGATGATTATGGCGGCAGTTGTCCAGGGCATCTGGGGCGCAGCGGCCGAGCGCAAATCGCTGGAACAGGTGGCCAGGCCACTGTCGCAAGCTCTGGATTGA
- a CDS encoding LysE family translocator, producing MSVFLSMAAFALASSITPGPVNIVALSSGARFGLGPALQHVAGATLGFTLLLVLTGFGLQELLIQWPFLTQGIKWAGVGFLLYMAWKLARDNGRLNVDQASDRPSMLYGAVMQWLNPKAWLACIAGMGAFAASGEARLIWQFAAIYLVICYLSLACWAFAGTFLRHYLSSALGIRVFNRCMALLLVGCAVYLLAA from the coding sequence ATGAGTGTGTTTCTTTCCATGGCCGCCTTCGCGCTGGCTTCGTCGATCACGCCGGGACCGGTCAATATCGTTGCCTTGAGTTCGGGGGCCCGATTTGGGCTGGGACCGGCGTTGCAGCATGTGGCTGGCGCGACCCTGGGCTTTACGTTATTGCTGGTGTTGACCGGTTTTGGATTGCAAGAGTTGCTGATTCAGTGGCCGTTCCTGACCCAGGGGATCAAGTGGGCAGGGGTGGGTTTTCTGTTGTACATGGCGTGGAAACTGGCCCGTGACAACGGACGCCTAAATGTCGATCAGGCCAGCGACCGGCCGTCGATGCTCTACGGCGCAGTCATGCAGTGGCTCAACCCCAAAGCCTGGCTGGCGTGTATTGCCGGGATGGGCGCCTTTGCCGCCAGCGGCGAGGCGCGGCTGATCTGGCAGTTTGCCGCGATCTACCTGGTGATTTGTTATCTGTCCCTGGCGTGCTGGGCTTTTGCCGGGACTTTCCTGCGCCACTATTTAAGCAGTGCGCTGGGTATTCGCGTGTTCAACCGCTGCATGGCCTTGCTGCTGGTGGGCTGCGCTGTTTATCTGCTGGCCGCTTAG
- a CDS encoding LysR substrate-binding domain-containing protein: MNKLELLRTFVRVAELSSFTQASEALGLPRSTVSEQVQALEELLGTRLLLRTTRRVQVTPDGQLLYERSKDMLAQMDELEGLFRSDSMLSGRLRVDMPTAMAHNILLPRLSEFLSLHPGIDLEISSTDRRVDLVREGFDCVLRIGELPDSHLVARSLGDLSMVNCVGAGYARQYGVPTSLAELQQHRLINYVMAFGASTAHFEYQDQDKTHTVAMPHSVTVNNVQAYEAACLGNLGIVQSPRMGMRKHLLRGDLIEILPEFRPAPMKISLVYAHRRHLPERCRVFMDWFQGLIELHNAA, translated from the coding sequence ATGAACAAACTGGAACTGTTGCGCACCTTCGTGCGCGTCGCCGAACTGTCGAGTTTTACTCAGGCCAGCGAAGCTTTGGGCCTGCCGCGCTCAACCGTGTCCGAACAGGTCCAGGCTCTCGAGGAACTGCTTGGCACGCGCCTGTTATTGCGAACCACGCGCCGGGTTCAGGTCACGCCTGATGGGCAGCTATTGTATGAACGCAGCAAAGACATGCTAGCGCAGATGGATGAACTTGAAGGCTTGTTCCGCAGCGATTCAATGCTCAGCGGTCGGTTACGGGTCGACATGCCGACCGCCATGGCGCACAACATCCTTCTGCCGCGCCTGAGTGAATTCCTGAGCCTGCATCCCGGGATTGACCTGGAAATCAGCAGCACCGATCGGCGGGTCGATCTGGTGCGCGAAGGCTTCGATTGCGTTTTGCGCATCGGCGAGCTGCCGGACTCGCATCTGGTGGCGCGCAGCCTGGGCGACTTGTCGATGGTCAATTGCGTCGGTGCCGGTTACGCGCGGCAATATGGCGTCCCAACCAGCCTCGCGGAGTTGCAGCAGCATCGCTTGATCAATTATGTGATGGCGTTCGGCGCGAGCACCGCGCACTTCGAATACCAGGATCAGGACAAAACCCACACAGTGGCCATGCCGCACAGCGTGACCGTCAACAATGTTCAGGCCTATGAAGCCGCTTGTCTGGGCAATCTGGGCATCGTCCAGTCGCCGCGCATGGGCATGCGCAAACATCTGCTGCGCGGTGACTTGATTGAAATCCTGCCTGAGTTTCGTCCCGCGCCGATGAAGATTTCCCTGGTGTATGCCCATCGCCGCCATCTACCGGAACGCTGTCGGGTGTTCATGGACTGGTTTCAAGGCTTGATCGAGTTACACAACGCCGCTTGA
- a CDS encoding NADP-dependent oxidoreductase: protein MATMKAIRIHQFGDSSVLRLEFIEIPHPQVGEVLVRIAAASVNPVDYKIRQGEFPPVSAEKLPITQGRDFSGVVEQVGSGVGSFAKGDRVFGMVGGDASYAEYAVIKVEHLAKIPENLDFIHAAAVPLAAQTAWQALFDHGHLEAGQRVLIQGASGGVGHFAVQLAAAKGAMVYATGSDKSARFISALGADRVIDYTRERFEDVCSNIDLVINLVSGEMQQRSWAVLRRGGTLVSTLNEPARNRPDAYGKNSRFFLVEPSGAQLADIAQLIKGELVSVKVNVTFPLKDAAAAQDYLEKSHIEGKVVLTVDG from the coding sequence ATGGCGACCATGAAAGCGATAAGGATTCACCAGTTTGGTGATTCGAGTGTGCTGCGACTCGAATTTATTGAAATCCCTCATCCGCAAGTGGGTGAAGTATTGGTACGAATTGCCGCTGCGAGTGTTAACCCGGTTGACTACAAGATTCGCCAAGGCGAATTTCCGCCGGTCAGTGCAGAGAAGCTGCCCATCACCCAGGGCCGGGATTTTTCCGGCGTTGTCGAGCAAGTGGGCAGTGGTGTGGGAAGTTTTGCCAAAGGAGATCGGGTTTTCGGGATGGTCGGCGGTGATGCCAGTTATGCGGAGTACGCCGTCATCAAGGTCGAGCATTTGGCAAAGATTCCGGAAAATCTTGATTTCATACACGCTGCGGCCGTGCCTCTGGCGGCGCAGACTGCGTGGCAGGCGTTATTCGATCACGGCCATCTGGAGGCAGGGCAGCGCGTGCTGATCCAGGGTGCCAGCGGTGGCGTCGGGCATTTTGCCGTGCAGCTCGCTGCCGCCAAGGGCGCGATGGTCTACGCCACCGGCTCGGACAAAAGCGCGCGATTCATCAGCGCACTGGGCGCGGATCGGGTCATCGATTACACCAGGGAGCGTTTCGAGGATGTCTGCTCGAATATCGATCTGGTGATCAATCTGGTGTCCGGCGAAATGCAGCAGCGTTCATGGGCTGTATTGCGACGTGGCGGCACCTTGGTTTCCACCTTGAACGAGCCCGCCCGCAACCGCCCGGATGCGTATGGCAAGAACAGCCGCTTTTTTCTGGTTGAGCCCAGTGGGGCGCAGCTTGCAGACATCGCGCAGTTGATCAAGGGCGAGCTGGTGAGCGTCAAGGTCAATGTCACTTTCCCGCTGAAAGACGCTGCGGCGGCTCAGGATTACCTGGAAAAATCCCATATTGAAGGGAAGGTGGTTTTGACGGTCGATGGGTGA
- a CDS encoding RcnB family protein: MNSKSLIACLAILGCVSVTSVAVQAQEKPEPKVEQSKENIRDLELGSRAPAKFQRPEAGMKDWSKHGLKAPSKEAQWVKINDKYVMVQITNGQITEIVPIRK, from the coding sequence ATGAACAGTAAATCGCTCATCGCTTGTCTGGCTATTCTTGGCTGCGTTTCTGTCACCAGCGTTGCCGTCCAGGCTCAGGAAAAGCCTGAACCGAAAGTTGAACAATCCAAAGAGAATATCCGCGACCTGGAACTGGGTTCCCGGGCGCCAGCAAAATTCCAGCGGCCTGAAGCCGGCATGAAGGACTGGAGCAAGCACGGCCTCAAAGCGCCGTCCAAAGAAGCCCAGTGGGTCAAGATCAACGACAAATACGTGATGGTGCAGATCACCAACGGCCAGATCACCGAGATCGTGCCGATCAGAAAATAA